TGTTGGTTTTGGAGATACACCCGGAGGCTTCTTGCATGTGGTAGAGaagaactagagagagagagagattagaatGGGCAGGTCACCCTGTTGTGATGAGAGTGGCCTGAAGAAGGGGCCATGGACACCCGAGGAGGATAGCAAGTTGATCGATTACATTCAGAAGCACGGACATGGGAGTTGGAGGGCACTCCCCAAACATGCAGGTACTTcctgctctctctttccatcGTTCTGTGGCTGCACTATGTTCACCTCATCCACCAGGAAGCCTCCTGCTTCGCCTTGAAGGAGGTTTCCATAAGAGAACTGATCAAATTGAAGATAGAAAGAGACATCCATGTCGTCCAACTTTTCTTATGAGATTATTGagttctttttgttgtttaatttgACAGGGCTCAACAGATGTGGCAAGAGTTGCAGGTTGAGATGGACAAACTACTTGAGGCCTGATATCAAGAGAGGAAAGTTCTCCCAAGAGGAAGAACAAACTATCCTGCATCTTCACTCTATCCTTGGCAACAAGtactttgtctctctctcaattctaacttcaatgctcttacagttGCTAATCATTTTATTGTCACAAACTTGTTActttaaataaaatgtaaacCAAAAACACCAACGGTTAATATGCAGAAGCAATTTAACGATTTTTCCAGCATGTAGTTCGATTTTAATAGTATACGTTCTTGCTTTTTTAGGTGGTCGGCCATTGCAACTCACCTACCAGGACGGACAGACAATGAGATCAAGAACTTCTGGAACACTCACTTGAAGAAGAAGCTCATCCAGATGGGCTTCGATCCGATGACGCACCGCCCGAGGACGGATCTCTTCAACAACCTCTCCCAGCTGCTTGCCTTGGCCAATCTGAGGGACATGATGGTTAATCATCCATGGGAAGACCATGCTGCCAGGCTGCAAGCAGAGGCCGCTAACATGGCAAGACTTCAGTACATGCAGTATCTTCTCCAATCTGCAGCAGATATGACTAGCAGCGCTAGCAGTACCGTGAGCAATAATATCACAGAGATGGAAAGCCTAAATTTCTTGACACCTTCTTCATCGAAGCCTTTTCAGATTGATGATCAGGAAGCCATGGGATGGACTGCCAACTACCAATTGGACAATGCTGCTTGCTCTCTTGCACTTGCTCCTTCACAGAGCTTTCCAGACCAAATAGGCCACACTTCTGCTCAGAATATGCAACTCCCACCAAACTTTGAATCCTTCAATAATAACAACCAGGAGTCAGGCTGCACACTCATCAATCCAGAAGACTCGGCATCAAAATGTTCAAACTTGTTCTCCCCTCTTCCCCACGCCGGTCCAGCTGAGAACTCGGCCGGCAACAAGGGTGATGCCTCAAGCAATTCCGGATATGGAGCCTCGGGGATCTGGCCGGAATTCTTACTTGATGACGCTTTCATGCAGGAGATCGTTTGAAGGCCTAGCTAGGCGCAAAAATATTTAGTTCTATCCTGTCATATCTTCATCCTGAATCTTTTCCTGTGTACATTTTTCTACCTTGCGTTTGTTTTCGACGTCATTTAGATCTTGGATGTGCTGATGCTGCATTGCCGAATGTTAGTTTGTATATACTGATAAAAGAGACACAGATGATACTGTTTAACTGGTCTGAGTTAGACTTGAAGCCTGATAATTTCCATCGTATACCTTTCTGTTTCTCTGTGAGCAACAAATACATTTTCCTTGCGCGTTTGTCATCAACCAGaactattttatatttaaagtaAGAAATGACAGGAAAATTAAGGTACAGATGAGTTGGGCCAGCTTCTTAATCTTTAAAACTGAATTGACAGGGCTTGGTGAGACTAGTcgataaaaatgaaagatataTACATGCACCATTATTTAATGAGCAATAATTCATGAAAGAGACCATAACTAGCTAGGAGAGCAGGtgaagctatatatatatatatatatataaacagttCACATTTGATTGTGGGGAGCCATGGCATCTCGACAGAGAATCGCAGCAGTCGGGGCCCGATAACTTATTTCTCCATCTTGATTATAAATTTGCTGAAACGATTGAACATATTTAAAGAGCCAGTTACGTATAATATGACTTGATTATGTGTTATCCATCAAGAGAAATTGAAACTCGAAAGAAGGTGCGTGGAGGCTTTTGCTGGTAGAATTTCGCTGGGGATTAGTTAGATGACAGGGAAAGGAGACGAGGTTGGCAGATGAAGGATCGGAGTTAGGAGCAACTGtgaggggaagagggagaaggcGATCGAAGGAGGGGAAACTGATCCTTTCTTGTGGTTGACTTCACTAGGATCCATGTCAAAAGAATGACGTAGAATGATAGGGCAATGATACAAATGGGAAGAAATGTGCACTATTAAGTGAAAATAGAAggcttctctctttctttaattgTCGTTCGCGATTCGCATCTTTCCTCCCTGTTGGGGGTTTTGTGTTTGgccatttttttaatgcaaaaaggCAAAGGGACAACGCATGTTTTTCCTCGTGAGCAGTTGAGACCTCTTTGCTTGTGCCTTTTCAAGCAAGCGATTGACAGAGGCCCATCTTTTGTGAAACATCTctccctttatatatatgtatatatgtgtgtgtgtgtgtgtgtgtgagagagagagagagtgagagagaaagaaagagatgaacggcaaaaagcaagaaaaaaaaaagataacaatgagaatgttgttgtttttttctttgatgataaATTAGATTACCCTCATGAGTAAGTCGagtgattatatatatgtatctgagCGAACAGGTATACACATAAGGATTGAAGCCTTCTGTCAGATTCGAATGCCCAATACATTACTTAATTTAAGAAAATGGGTCTCAAATTTGACTGACAAAATCTCAAATATCTCAAACTAGATTGCATGCATTATTACACTATTTATATGTAACATAAGAAGCTTATACAAGCTAATCAGAGATGAACAACCTGTAGCCATTTTATGACTGTTTATGTTCTAGAAGAAACTCAAGTTTGGCTCGATTCATTTCTTAATGAGCTAATCGCATATCAGCCTTTAACAATCTAGCAAGAAGGTTATTTCGTTTACCAACTCAATTTATGCTTGTATGTGTGTATGTCTATGTTTCTgtagacagacagagagagagagagagagagagagagagagagatttgccATGTCGGGTTGCACGAAGACAATCAAGTGAATGTGGAAATGCGCCTAATTAACACACATCACTCACATAAAATAAGTTTTTGCTGcttaatatgcatatatatgtttcCAGAGTATAAAATTGACGTTCGATTATAAGTAGATGAAGATCAaacctttttttggttttcttaagTCACAAGCAAAAACCACTTCTCTGGACCACATAAAGGGAATAACATCTACTGTCCCCAACCCAACTTGTAGACACACACcaaattaaacaaattaaatacGCCAAGAGATCGacaaaataacacaaataaGTTCATGAATGCACCATATATATGAGTTACAGCCAGCAAACACTAACCCGCAAGAGCTAATTAAACCTGGCTATGCGTTTTGACTTAAAGACCTTCATGAAGAATTCAAGGGAAGAATTCAAGggatatgtatacatatatagccATATCTCTCGGCTTTAGCTACCAAGTCCCAACCGTCCGCAGGGATCTGCTCAACATGCAATTTGAGCCATCCGATTAATGATGATGgacagttaagaaaaaaatgaggagaaaaagtcattttcattGTCCATTATCGAAattaatgtttaattttttttttttaaatctaagcTTATAGATATGGTCTTAAGAGTAAtatgatgagaaacatatattaagttagttgttttcttacttaaataatgtttttttaataatttaaaaatgaacAGCCCTTGTAACATCGaaattttgatagtataaaaatcaatttttttttacggAAAATGATGTggactaaagcatgatttatgtTATATTAGTGTTATAAACACATTATATGgatcatattttgtttaaaacacattttaacaTTAATTGAAGAGGTTTAGTTTTCATCCatacccaagtggtctggtgtgtgtttatatatatatatatatacattaccAACTAGTTCATACACACGTGCATGCACACACTTAGCACACGGGTGTGCTTGCGCATTTATTTATTGCGCATAATTTATGCAGCACCATTTATGGATTTGATGCGAATATATCCCAATTAGGTTGTTCTCAAGATTTAGGGACAAAATGGGTTAAATTAAACTGGGTCATGCTCGTCAACACTGGGGAAGAAAATCATGATCCGGTTAGGTGCAGTCTTACCAATTAAATTAGGGCACCAATTACCTAATCCTACCCCATATTTATGTCATGGAAATGCCCATTAGGGTGA
Above is a window of Nymphaea colorata isolate Beijing-Zhang1983 chromosome 8, ASM883128v2, whole genome shotgun sequence DNA encoding:
- the LOC116259542 gene encoding transcription factor MYB93-like, whose product is MGRSPCCDESGLKKGPWTPEEDSKLIDYIQKHGHGSWRALPKHAGLNRCGKSCRLRWTNYLRPDIKRGKFSQEEEQTILHLHSILGNKWSAIATHLPGRTDNEIKNFWNTHLKKKLIQMGFDPMTHRPRTDLFNNLSQLLALANLRDMMVNHPWEDHAARLQAEAANMARLQYMQYLLQSAADMTSSASSTVSNNITEMESLNFLTPSSSKPFQIDDQEAMGWTANYQLDNAACSLALAPSQSFPDQIGHTSAQNMQLPPNFESFNNNNQESGCTLINPEDSASKCSNLFSPLPHAGPAENSAGNKGDASSNSGYGASGIWPEFLLDDAFMQEIV